The genomic segment GCCATATGGTGATAATCGACGTTCTCCTCGGTCTGGACGTGGACGACGTCGCCGATCTCGCCAGCCTGGATGACCTGGTTCAGCGCCTGGTAAAAAGGCGCATAACGCAGCACGTGGCAGATCATGACCTTGCGGCCGTATGTCTCCGCGGTGCGGTAGAGCGCCAGCACCTCCGCTTCCGAGATGCCGACCGGCTTTTCGAGCAATACGTCGTAGCCCTTGCGGAGCAGCGGCAGCGTCGTCCGCACGTGGAGCGCGTCAAGCGTCCCGTTGATGACAGCATCGGCCAGTTGCGGGCCGGATACGAGCGCGTCTACGCTGTCAAAGCACCGGTCGGCAGGCAAATCGTACAGGCTGGCCGTATGCGCCCGCCGGACGGGATTGGGCTCTACGACGCCGACGATCCGCATCGCTTCGAGATGCTTCAACGAATAAGAGGCATAGTTCAACGCGCGGCTGCCCGCGCCGACGATGACGACGGTGACCGGCTCGCGCTGCGCGCCCATCGTTTCGGAAGTTCCGTTCACTTGGATTCACTCCTTGGCAAAATGACGGCGCAGGACGTTTGTCCTGCGCCGCGTTCAGTTAACCGATATGCGCCTTGATCGCCGAGTTGACCGATTCCCTCAATTCCAGCAGCCATGCGGCTTCGCGGGGATACGCGCTGAACGTCAGCGGCTCCTCGAGCCCCTCCTCGATCATCGTGAGTACGCGCTCGCGCCCGATCAGACTTTCGAGCAGCTGGAGCGCCCGCAGATCCTGGAGCCCTTCCTGGAACACCTCCATGCGGATCGATTCGACCGGCGTGCCGTCCGCCCCCGGATAGACGAGGAACGCGTCGCCGGAAGGAAACGTGCAGCCGGCATCAGTCACGCGGTACGGATCGATCGCCTCGACCGAATATTGCGCATTCCAGAAGTTGTAGCCCCAGTGCAGGAATCCGGCGATCCGGAACTTGTACAGCTGGATGCCGATCACGCGGTTGCGGGCTGACGGCATGTTGAAGAACCGGTTGGACACCTGCTTGTATTGCGCGCAGCAGTAGTAGGTCCACAGCTCCGGAACCCCCCGCTCCAGGAAGGGTCCGATATGATCGTTGGACGGGATCGGCCGCCGCACGAGACCCTGCTCGTAATAAGCGTAGTCGGTGAGCGCGTCGATGATCGGCAGCTCCCCTAGGTGCGTCTGCATCAGCTCGCTCGCGCTTCGGTACCAGGGCATATGGCCTTCCAGCGGTTCGTCGGAAATGTGAAAGTAGCTGCGGTCCATCAGTTCGCGCCGGCGAAGGAAGGTGACCAGACATGGCAGGAACGCGCCGAGAAACGCTCGGTATTCCTCGCCTGCCGAATCGGTGTCCCAACCGAAAATTCGCCTGTGCGTCCCATTGTCGTCGGCCATGATCTTGGGCGCGTGCTTCGCGCCCCATTGCGTGAACAGATGCGAAAACTCAAAGTAACGGATGCCGACGCGGTCGCACATGGCGATCCATCGCTCGAGACGTTCAAACCCGAATACGTAGCACTCTCCGTCCTTCGTTACGTCCACAAGCTGGACCGTCGGCCGCTCACCGCCGACCGCGGTATCGAGCGGCGGTGTGAACAGCGGCGTCAGCACCATGTTCATGCCATGACGCACGGCCGTATCCAGATAGCGCTCGATCAGCGACCAGTGCGCTTCGCCGAACACTTCCACGCCGTAATAATTCGCCAGACAATCGCCATGGAACCATTCGGTATGGATGAGCGTTTGCGGCGGCAGCTCCGCGTCCACGATCTCCAGCTCGAAGCGCTCCTCCCCGAGCGGTTCGCCGTCCTCGCCCGCGAACCGGACGACGACGGGATGATTGCCCGCAGGGGTGTCGGCATCGGTCGTTACCGTGACCCACACCGACCGCCACTGATGGCGAAAACCGGTTATGCCTTTTTCCTCCCGGATCGGGTACAGCGGATCGGGATACAAACCCGGCGTCGCCCGAAGGATGTGGTCGTCATGGTCATACTGGCTGGGCAGCTCCGCCGGCGACAATCCCACGGATCTCAGGGAGACCCGGTCTCCGAGCGTGGAATGCGCAGAGGCGACGATCTGCTTGGTCAGTCTCGGCGCCCGGTAGGCGACCTGAAAGGCGTAGGTCTCTCCCTTGAGCGCCGAGCCGCGCGCGTAAGGAACGGCGCGAAGCGGTTCGTCCGCGAATACCTTCTCCAGGGAATGCAGGCACCGGGTTTCGAATGGCGCGTCGGGGTGGGTCATGGCAATTCTCCTTCTGTTAGCTCTTTAGCTTATTTCGAGTCAGCCTTGCAGCCGTCGAACGGCCGTTACAGCTGTTTAAAGATGCGGTACAGCATCGCCGCGGTTTCCGCCCGCGTCGCGGATGCACCCGGACTCAGCTGTCCGCCGCTGCCTTGGACAATACCCGCGCCGACCAGTTCGGCCACGGCTTCCTTCGCATAGCCTGGGACGTCGGAGCCGTCTTTGAACAAACTCAGATTCGCCGGCTCGCCTGACAAAGTCAGCTTTCCCGTCAACTCAAGCGCCCGGGCGATCAGCACCATCATATCCTGCCGCGAGATCTCCGCTCTCGGATCGAAGTTGGTGCCGTCTATGCCGTTGGTGATACCGAGCTTCTTCACGACCGCGAGCGTCTCGAAGAAATAATCGTTCGGCGATACGTCGGCGAAATTGTCGGCGCCCTCTACGTCAGTCTCGAGGCTCAGCATGCGCACGAGCAGCGTCATAAAGTCGGCGCGCGTGATCGGCTTGGCCGGATCGAAAGTCGATTCGTTCGTGCCCTGGATGATGCCCGCCGCAGCGAGCGTGCCGATCGCTTCGTCCGCCCAGCCGTACTTCGCGTCTACATCCTTGAAGATCGCAGCGCCCGATGTCGGTGCCGGCGTAGGTGTCGGCGACGCGGTCGGCGTTGGCGTCGGAGACGGCGACGATACCGGAGATGGCGTCGGCGTCGACGTAGTTGTCGGCGTTGGCGTTGGCGTTGGCGTCGGAGTCGGCGTCGGCGTTGGCGTCGGAGATGTCGACGGCTCCGGATCCGGCGTGTCGCCCTCGACCGCGACTTCGAGCTTCGAGATGACGGCCTTCACCGGAATCTTGTTCGCGCCGGAGAACATGCCGATGCCGGCCAGGAAGTCGCCGTCTTCGAATTCGACGGTCGTGCTGCCGATCGATACCCATGCGTTTTCTTTATAATAAAACCCTTCGACGGTATCGCCCTGCTTGACCAGCTTCATCTGGAACGGCGCATCGATGCTCTTGCCTTGATAGTCCAGCAGCAGACCGGTCTGCGAACCCCAATACTTCTGCTGGGCAACGGGCTTCTGCGCGTCCAGAATGCTCTCCTCGTTGCGGAACACATAACGAAGCACCTTGCCGGTGCCGTCCGTGCGGAAATGCACGTGCTTGGAATCCGCCGTATCCTCCGCCCGCAGCATCAGGCCGACCGAAGCCGGATCGCCGGCGCCGAGCGAGTCGATGGTCGCGGTCAGCGTAACCTTCGCATTCGTGTCGTTCACGTGCACGGGCTTGCTAAAATACACGAAGTCGTCGGACACGTTCCAAACGTTGTCGCCTTGGCCGATCAACGTATAAGTCGAGTTTGCCGCCGTGGCGAAGCCGCGGCTGTTCGTTCCGTAAGTCCGCACGGACCAGTCTCCGATCGGGGACTGCTGCCCGTTCGGGAATACCGTGACGACCTTGGTAGCCGCCTTCGTAATGCCGTCCTTGACGGCGATCGCCTCGACAGTCACCTGTCCCGGCGCCAGCGCCGTGTAAGACGCATCGCCGCCGGTCACGCCGTCGATGCGCAGAACGCTGCTGTCGCTCGACGTGAACGTGACGTCGGCATCGGACAGATCCGCAGCCTGGTCGTCCTGCTGCTTGCCGACCAGCGGGATCGTGCCTGTGCCGCCTACCGTAAGGTTCGTATTCGCCATGTTGATGCTTACTTCCTTGAGCAGCGAATCGCTTACGCCGGAGTCGAAAGGCGTAACCTCGAACAGTCCGAGATCGTCCGCATAAGAAATGCCGGTCGTCGCATTGCTCTTATAAATGCGCACCCGCGCGCCCGTAATATCCGCTCCAGTACGGAAAGGCACTTCTATGCGCGTATACTTCTCTTCTTTGGTCGAGATATCTTTGTCTGGGCCGCCGTATTGGGTCACGCCGACGATAATCGTTTCGCCCGGTTCGTTGTAGACCCAAGCGACGAACTTATAATCCGTGTTCGGCTTAAGCCCGTTGACTTTCTGTTCGACGCCGCCGCCCTTGCCGAGCTTCAGCCTGGACTGGTAGCCTCTGTTCTTCCATACGTCATTCCCGGTCGCGTTCGGCACCTGCTCGAGCGTGGTCGTCGCCTGCGTCCATACGAGCCAGCTGTCCAGCGTACCGAAGCCGTTGTTCTTGACCAGATTCATATAAGGCGTAGCGATCTGCGTATACGACGGGTTCGGCGGGTTGTTGAAGTTCGGTCCGGCCGTCCAGTCCGCGCCGCCGTACTCGTATGCGCCCGCATCCGGCGCGGCGCCTGCAAAGCCGTCCGTAATCCCTTCGATGACGGCGCCCGTATTGATGGCCGTAGAACCGGCGCTTAGACGGAAGTTGCGGTTCGCCGCATCGACGAAGTTCACGCCGCTGGCCGATGTGACATTAAATCCGCTGGCCGTATCCGGCGTCAGATCCGCCTTGTTGGTGAAGATGTTGTTGTAGACGCGCGAGCCGTAAAGCTCTTGGGCGTACGGAGCCGAGCCCCAGTACCCGATGCTGCTCACGTCGTTGTTGGCGACGGTGTTATTGTAGATGAGCCGGTAGTTGCCCGGCGTGTTCAGCTGAATGCCGACGTTATTGTTGAAAATCACGTTGTGGTGCACGACCGCATTGTTGGCAAAATTGTCGAAATAAAGGCCGACGCTCATGTCCGTGCCCTGGCTGTCGTGAATCAGGTTGTGGTGAATCTCGCTGTTGCCCATATCTGCGCCCCAGCTGTAGATCAGCGCCCCGTCGCGGGACAGCCACATGCCGTCGTGGAAGTCGTTGTATTGAATTTCCGCGCTGCCCCGGTTCCAGTAAAGGAGGTAGCGCCCTGAATTATACAAGTCGTTGTGGCTGATCAGGTTCTGTGAGCCGCTTGTCAGCTTGACCACCGGATCGTAGGCCGCAAAGTAGCTGCCGTCGTGAATGGAATTGTTCACGAGCCGGTTGTTGCTGCCGTCGATGTTGACCAGCGTACCGGTAGAATAGGAAATTTCACTGTTCTTAATCTCGTTGTTGCTGCCGCTGATGTTGATGCCGCCGCTTAGCTGGTGGGCGACGGACGTGCCGTGCGATTCGGTCGAGAAGTACAAGTACTCGGCCGTGATGCCGTCGAGCACGTTGTAGCTTGCGCCGCCGTCCATCGGGATGCTGCCGGCGAACGTCTGCAGCCCTTCGACATGGATGTACGAGCGTCCGCTCAGGTCGAACGTCTTCATGCGCTGCTTGATCTCGACGTTCTCGGGCACGCCGCCGTCCGGCGCCCACAAATATACCTTGCGCGCTGCCGAGTCGACGTACCATTCGTGCGGCGCATCCAGCTCGCTGCGCAGGCCGGACAGGTAGAAGGTAGATCCGAGCTCCGGCCACATGTAGTCGAAGTTCTGAATGATGAGCGGGTAGCTTAGCGTATGCGTTGCTGCGTCAAAACCGGTGATCTTGGTCGACACCGGATCGTAAGCGTCGCCGCCCCGCATCCACATCGTCGCGCCGACCCAGTAATCGTCGGCCTGCGTCAGCTGATCGCTGGACAGCGTCGTTTCCGAGCCTCCGCTCGCAATCCCGACATGCTGCTTCAGCTGGGGAAACGTATAGTCGTCAATATTGGGCCATCTTGCCTCCCATAGCTTCGTGACGTTCCCGCCGTCCCGAATGAAAAGCTGGTTCTGGTCGCCCAAGCTGTCCATGCCTGCCGGAAGATCCGCAACATAAATATGTCCGGCATCCTGCGTCCAGCCGCCGATTTCTTCGGTGCCGCTGATGACGACCGTCGCGCCAGGCGCGGCCGCATAGGTAATCGGCTTGTCGCTCGTTCCGCTGACGGCCGGTTTGACCGTCTCGCGATAAGTACCCGATCCGATCAGGCACAGATCGCCCGGCTGCAGCACCTCGGCGCACTGGCTGATGGTCTGGAACGGCTCTTGTTCGGAACCGGCCGCATTGTCGTCGCCGTTCGTCGATACGTAATACGTAGCTCCCGTCACGCTATACGTAACCGATGCTACGCTCTGGTTGTTGCCTGCGTCCGTAACGATCGTCTCAGGCTCGGCCGCCTGAGCGCCCGCAACCGGAATCAATCCGAAAATCAATAACGCAATCATTAGTGCCGCCATGCTGGAAACAAGCTTTGATCTCTGTTTCTTGTACAAGAACCATACCTCCTCTTGTCTGATGGCGAATCGACGAACATCCGCACTCATAGACTAGCAGGACGTTAAAGAAAAAAAAGTGCAAAATCTGCACTTTCCCCCCTTGTTGCGCTCCTCGATATGGATTTTAGTGAATCGCGCGCCGCCTTCCTCTCACATTTCTATCACATTTCCCTTACATTCCCATCGCAACTCCCTTACATTCCCATCGACTTTTTGATCCGGTAATCCTTCGGCGTCGTCCCGAAGCGCTTCTTGAACAGCTTGAAAAAGTAGCTCTGCGAACTGAAGCCGACCTTCTCGGAAATTTCGTTGACCTGCCAATTGTTCGTTTCGAGCAGCAAAACGGCATTTTGCAGCCGAACCTCATTTATATAATCGGCCACCGATACGGTTTCGTACTTTTTGAAGATCCGGCCTACGTAAGCCGGCGACATCTTGAGCAGATCCGAGATCTCCTGGAGGCTGAGATTCGCGTTGGCGTAATTCGCTTGAATGACGTCTTTGATCGTATCGACGATGACCTGGACCTTGTTCTCGACGACGGCCTTGTGATCGACGAAGATCGCGGCCAGAATCTGCACGAACGCTTCGAAAATCTCGTCGAGCGTCTCCTTCTCGAACACGAGGCCGTCGATGGAGCGCAGATCGAGCGTCAGCGGCGATACCTTGTTCTGGTTGATCTCGCGGATCGTCTGCTTGATGATAATGCCCACGTGAACGACCGACTGGATGACCGCGTCCGAGCTCATGCCGGAGATGACGCCCCGAATCCGGTCCAGCTCCTGATGGACCTGCTCCTGCCGGCCAGATTTGATCCCTTCGATCAGCTTGCGTTCGAGCTCGGGCGGGATCTGGGCATCGTGGTTGTCCTGCTTTTCCCGAACGATCTCGGGCGTGATCACCGCGTTCGCGCCGACGTTCATCCGGTATTGCAAATAATCGAGCGTCCGTTCGTAAGAATAGGTCAGCTCGCCGTGCGACGCGACGAGGTCGCTAAGCGCCACCGTGAACGTAATGTGATAGAGATCGTTTACGATCGTTTGCGCTTTGCGCATCGACGCCGAGATCCGCTCGTACGTATCCTCGTCCGGCTTCCCGATGTCGAACAGCAGCACGAAATGCTCCTCCCGAAGATCCACCGCGTCCACGGGGAGAACCTCGGAGACGACCTCCTGCACGATGTTGGATACGGCGAACTGCAGCAGCTTCAGATCCAAACCCCGGGTGTCTTTGAGCTTCTTGTAGTCGTCTACCTTGATGACGCCGAGCACGAACGGCCACTCCAGGTCCGTCTTGAGGTACCCCCGTTCGCGGAAAGACCGCAGCTCTTCCGCCGTAATCGCGGTGCTGTCCGTTACGAGCTTGCGCAGATGATAAGAGCAGATAATATTTTCGTTGCCGGCCTGCCTGGATTGCTCCGAAGCGAGCTTGTCGACCAGACGGTCGTAGATATCCGTCACGTAGCTGAATTCGTCCTTGCCCTGCGGCCGATCCGTTGCCACGCCCGGCACGCGCTCGGTCTGCTTCAGCAGCACGTTGACCGGATTGTACAGCTTGTTGGACACGAACAGGGAAGCGAGCAGCGCCAGAAAAAAGGAGATCGCGGCCACGGTGATGAACACTTTTTTCAGCTGCTCGATCTGCGCCAGCACGCCCGTATAGGGCTCGATGTCCACGATGACCCAGTCCGTCGACGCGTTCGCCATATAGTTCACGATCAGCTTCTCGCCGTCCAGCTTGTAGGTGAATTGAGATACCGCCTGGTTCGAGGCGTCGATTCTTTTATAGATCTCGTCCTTGAGCTCGGACAGCCCTTCGTCCGCCGGCGCCACGGGACTGTAAATCTCCTTGTTCTGGTCGAGGATAAATATGCGGTTGGACGGATCGTCGGACCTCGCGTTCATCAGCTCGAGCTTCTGGAACAGCCACTCCGGTTTGATATTGATGATGAGAGCGCTGTCGGTTTTATCGTAAGCATCGATCGAATCGTACATAAATAACGAAAAGATTTCCTGGGAATTTTCCGGGCGCTCCGTGTTCGGCGCGTAGGCGATCGGCATCAGCTGCATTTTATAAATGGACTTGGTGCCGGCCAGATAGCTTTTCGTAATGTCCATGAGATTGCTCT from the Cohnella hashimotonis genome contains:
- a CDS encoding S-layer homology domain-containing protein, encoding MYKKQRSKLVSSMAALMIALLIFGLIPVAGAQAAEPETIVTDAGNNQSVASVTYSVTGATYYVSTNGDDNAAGSEQEPFQTISQCAEVLQPGDLCLIGSGTYRETVKPAVSGTSDKPITYAAAPGATVVISGTEEIGGWTQDAGHIYVADLPAGMDSLGDQNQLFIRDGGNVTKLWEARWPNIDDYTFPQLKQHVGIASGGSETTLSSDQLTQADDYWVGATMWMRGGDAYDPVSTKITGFDAATHTLSYPLIIQNFDYMWPELGSTFYLSGLRSELDAPHEWYVDSAARKVYLWAPDGGVPENVEIKQRMKTFDLSGRSYIHVEGLQTFAGSIPMDGGASYNVLDGITAEYLYFSTESHGTSVAHQLSGGINISGSNNEIKNSEISYSTGTLVNIDGSNNRLVNNSIHDGSYFAAYDPVVKLTSGSQNLISHNDLYNSGRYLLYWNRGSAEIQYNDFHDGMWLSRDGALIYSWGADMGNSEIHHNLIHDSQGTDMSVGLYFDNFANNAVVHHNVIFNNNVGIQLNTPGNYRLIYNNTVANNDVSSIGYWGSAPYAQELYGSRVYNNIFTNKADLTPDTASGFNVTSASGVNFVDAANRNFRLSAGSTAINTGAVIEGITDGFAGAAPDAGAYEYGGADWTAGPNFNNPPNPSYTQIATPYMNLVKNNGFGTLDSWLVWTQATTTLEQVPNATGNDVWKNRGYQSRLKLGKGGGVEQKVNGLKPNTDYKFVAWVYNEPGETIIVGVTQYGGPDKDISTKEEKYTRIEVPFRTGADITGARVRIYKSNATTGISYADDLGLFEVTPFDSGVSDSLLKEVSINMANTNLTVGGTGTIPLVGKQQDDQAADLSDADVTFTSSDSSVLRIDGVTGGDASYTALAPGQVTVEAIAVKDGITKAATKVVTVFPNGQQSPIGDWSVRTYGTNSRGFATAANSTYTLIGQGDNVWNVSDDFVYFSKPVHVNDTNAKVTLTATIDSLGAGDPASVGLMLRAEDTADSKHVHFRTDGTGKVLRYVFRNEESILDAQKPVAQQKYWGSQTGLLLDYQGKSIDAPFQMKLVKQGDTVEGFYYKENAWVSIGSTTVEFEDGDFLAGIGMFSGANKIPVKAVISKLEVAVEGDTPDPEPSTSPTPTPTPTPTPTPTPTPTTTSTPTPSPVSSPSPTPTPTASPTPTPAPTSGAAIFKDVDAKYGWADEAIGTLAAAGIIQGTNESTFDPAKPITRADFMTLLVRMLSLETDVEGADNFADVSPNDYFFETLAVVKKLGITNGIDGTNFDPRAEISRQDMMVLIARALELTGKLTLSGEPANLSLFKDGSDVPGYAKEAVAELVGAGIVQGSGGQLSPGASATRAETAAMLYRIFKQL
- a CDS encoding DUF4091 domain-containing protein; protein product: MTHPDAPFETRCLHSLEKVFADEPLRAVPYARGSALKGETYAFQVAYRAPRLTKQIVASAHSTLGDRVSLRSVGLSPAELPSQYDHDDHILRATPGLYPDPLYPIREEKGITGFRHQWRSVWVTVTTDADTPAGNHPVVVRFAGEDGEPLGEERFELEIVDAELPPQTLIHTEWFHGDCLANYYGVEVFGEAHWSLIERYLDTAVRHGMNMVLTPLFTPPLDTAVGGERPTVQLVDVTKDGECYVFGFERLERWIAMCDRVGIRYFEFSHLFTQWGAKHAPKIMADDNGTHRRIFGWDTDSAGEEYRAFLGAFLPCLVTFLRRRELMDRSYFHISDEPLEGHMPWYRSASELMQTHLGELPIIDALTDYAYYEQGLVRRPIPSNDHIGPFLERGVPELWTYYCCAQYKQVSNRFFNMPSARNRVIGIQLYKFRIAGFLHWGYNFWNAQYSVEAIDPYRVTDAGCTFPSGDAFLVYPGADGTPVESIRMEVFQEGLQDLRALQLLESLIGRERVLTMIEEGLEEPLTFSAYPREAAWLLELRESVNSAIKAHIG
- a CDS encoding AraC family transcriptional regulator; this encodes MTHYLRKYRERKYLMRIMLSINLLIVASMLASLLSAYMYSRKISLDSQREANEKVLSQINYNISYMNETVKNFAISLYYDNDMAHLLFSRELDRFEDTLRINKLNKTIAYNSFVHSIVFYNSKRDTYFTSGDDSISNPKSNLMDITKSYLAGTKSIYKMQLMPIAYAPNTERPENSQEIFSLFMYDSIDAYDKTDSALIINIKPEWLFQKLELMNARSDDPSNRIFILDQNKEIYSPVAPADEGLSELKDEIYKRIDASNQAVSQFTYKLDGEKLIVNYMANASTDWVIVDIEPYTGVLAQIEQLKKVFITVAAISFFLALLASLFVSNKLYNPVNVLLKQTERVPGVATDRPQGKDEFSYVTDIYDRLVDKLASEQSRQAGNENIICSYHLRKLVTDSTAITAEELRSFRERGYLKTDLEWPFVLGVIKVDDYKKLKDTRGLDLKLLQFAVSNIVQEVVSEVLPVDAVDLREEHFVLLFDIGKPDEDTYERISASMRKAQTIVNDLYHITFTVALSDLVASHGELTYSYERTLDYLQYRMNVGANAVITPEIVREKQDNHDAQIPPELERKLIEGIKSGRQEQVHQELDRIRGVISGMSSDAVIQSVVHVGIIIKQTIREINQNKVSPLTLDLRSIDGLVFEKETLDEIFEAFVQILAAIFVDHKAVVENKVQVIVDTIKDVIQANYANANLSLQEISDLLKMSPAYVGRIFKKYETVSVADYINEVRLQNAVLLLETNNWQVNEISEKVGFSSQSYFFKLFKKRFGTTPKDYRIKKSMGM